Below is a genomic region from Xiphophorus hellerii strain 12219 chromosome 17, Xiphophorus_hellerii-4.1, whole genome shotgun sequence.
CCGGGAGTTGGTGGCGTCATTCGGCGCCCGCAGGTTACGTTACCGCCGCGCCGACGGGCAAAGACTAACATGAAGGAGGCGGAAGACCAGGAAGGCGCTTCTCTACGATGGCGGGCCGAGTTCTGGTGCATTAGGTGTCGCGGTTGGATAACGACTCGGTACCAGCTCCGTTTCTGTGACGTCGGCGGTAAAGCTGCGGTCACGTGACTACCGTGTAAACTCACTGAAGCCCGCAGGAGGTTTATTAAAGGAGCCACTGAATCACATCTCTGTTTTCTGTCCCACTGGactcaaaaaaatataaataaatatatatatgttggtTTAGACGTTGCCAAAGCAATATAatatcaaatttaaaacatgtttgtgtagAAAAATCACGTCCTCTTTTGTATTTGCCATTTACATatgaaaaaaacacatgcaTGTTAAAGTTAAACAGCTAAGTGTTAACTCCATTGTGCTATGTATGTATCCATACACATGTACTTCAAAAATACACCgaaacattttagtttctcTGTCTAACATTGTATGAAACAAACCCACTGGGCTTAAGGTCGGGAGGATCACCAACATTTAAACTCCTTGCTGATTTAATGCTCTACATCTGTagcaaacttacaaaaaaaattctaatataCTCAAACACAAAGTCccttaaagctaaaaaaaaatgccttcaATTAATAACATCTGAAACATTATTAATTGCAGTTTGTGTTCTAACTTTTCATTACTGTACTGCAGTGTAATGTTTTCATCATGTAGAGTGTTGAGTTGATGAAATGTGCTGCACCAATAAACTTGCCTTGCGTTTAAGTTAACTTTGTATATTTAAAGGAAACGCCTCAGACACACTGATGCCTTGTGTGTCATCAAGaatagacaaaaagaaaacagacaattATCAAGAGGGAAAAACTAGGACAAGTTGATGTCTGATggtaaaatgtccaaaatgagCACATCAACTCTGCTGGAGACAATATCCTTACAGTGAAACACGTCCCCTAACAAAATGGGATGTGTTAGTCTGAGAAGAAACAATTACTCCAACAATAACAAAGCCAGATTACAGTTTGCCATTGCACTCAAGAACAAACACCTCAAGTCTTTTCACAAAACAAGAATTGAAGTGACGGGACTTAATGACTATCAATGTAATTGGAAAATATGGGTGAGTCTTGCAAGCCTGAGCATGAAAATAAAGCTTATATGGAAATATAGAAACATCAacaaagtttggacacacttggGTATATTTATactaaaaatcagattttaactATATGCAGCAAGGCTCGACTTGAACTCAGGGTAAATATGGCCAATAGTACCACACTAAACTGGGTTTCTTTCCCCGACTAAAGaatgacaaattaaaactgGACATAAAGATCAGTGTAATCAGGATTTAGTAATTCTCATCATTGTGTATGCAACTGGCCAAGACGCGGCATaaaaagagtttaaataaatgtatttttctctccttcaaATGTCTGACACCAGCAAAAACACTGTAAAGCAAAGTCGTTTTagagaaatatataaaatctttaaataaatataagatGTACTAATCCAATGTCAGCTGATCACACATCCAGTTGCTACTTTCTTTGTACGAAGTGTGTGACGTCAAAGTATGCTTAGTCCTGACAGCTCAATTCAATAAaacactaataaaaacaaaaccacaacaatGAACCGTAGAGCCAGGAATTAGCCCATAAATACAGACATACTGTAAATGCAGCAGAAATCCAACTTACCCAGAGGTACTCCACCTGAGGGACACCTGAAGACAATTTAGTCCAACAAGATTTACGAATTTCCGCGGGGAACTCGCGTGGTTAAATTTAcggttgtaaacaaatatttgcatatattttaaaaacccgGTTTCCATTCTAACACTGGACGTGCTTTCACGTTTTCATATTAGACCGAAGCAAAGTTTTACATGCAACACTAGTTCAATGTCCggacaggagaaaaaaaaactgttactgAACTTCCTGTCAGGAGCATTCACGGACGTCCGGAAATCTGAATTCTTTAACACCCTCCCGAAAAGTTTTAACATTCCGATAAGGAATTGTTTAAACGGACATTTCATGTTAATCATGAAGTGATAGTGACGTTTCACTTTGGACGTCAAGAAATTTCGGTTAAACCGCGATAAAACCTACCTCGTGTATTTTTGAGAACTGAAATAACATTGGTATTCTGAAAAGATCTAACTAAAACAGAAGAAGGAAATTTAATCACTCCCATTTGACTGACATAAATGCAAAGGTTCCCAAGCTAATTATATTAAAGCTTCTGGTATATTATGGATCTTCAACCCACATCAATGGGAAAATGTCCGTTTCTGTCCACAAAGCTTGAACCTTTCACTGGGAGGTCACTTCCACTCTAGATGTCAGGACTTCAACTTCACTtgctcttttgaaatctgtTATTAACCATTATTTTAATGCGTTTTTACAACAAAGAATTACATTGTTGCATAATGTATTTACTAAACTTACAAATTAAATTGTCTCCTAAATACTGATTTAAGATGGCATGACCCCGCTAGGTCACCTCAGATATTAGCGAGGCTAAATGTAAGATACATTTTTCACCTCATGAAATATTAATTCTatttaacagattaaaaaaaacacaaaagtattgTTGTTACCAGagttttttatataaaaacgtCATActagtacaaaaaaaaaaaaacagaaaagaaaagcaactcaTAGGTTTGTGAGTTTTATGCACAAATATCATCCAGTAATATCTGTGCATAAAAAAAGGCTccaaaaatcacacaaaacttCTTGACTAAGCTACAAACaattctacacatttttattccagagatggaaataaatcaaaagcaCCAACGTTCAGATGTTTTGGAGAATGTACTTGAGCTGTCAAGCTGAaggcttttgtttgtttattttaagcaaaGTGAAGTCTGTCCCCGTaggtgaaaagagaaaaaaaaaggggacaCAAAAAGATGGGATTCACATCCAAGATGATGCGTCTCCAAAACAAGGCTCGATTCAGAGAAGAGGGCTGATACAAACCATTCCTGTCCGTTTTGGAGCACCGTTCAGTGCTCCTTATGATCTCCGTCCTCCTCAAGCTTCCTGATCTCTCCCTTCAGGTGATTGATGTTTTCCCTGCTGGCTTTCAGCCTATCTTTAAGCTCAGTGATTTCTTGGCTCGTTCTTTTCTTTGCTGCTTCCAATTTCTCCTTTGTCCTTTGTTCCAGTTCGCCAActaggaaaacaaacaaagaccACGCTCAGAAAGGCAAAGACTGCTGCAATGTGAAGTAGACTTTCCCCTTCACTTTCCTCTGGAAACTGTGATCATAAGGCTAAACAACAACACTAACACATACTTGAGTTGTTACTATTCAACATGTCAGTACATACACTCTGTCTCATGCTTATAAGCTCCCAGGGTGAGTTGTCTGGATGTGGTCAGCAACTGTTGCATCATGGCTGTTGGATcctgaaaaatctgcaattcacatagtgtaaaataataataattgataaGCAGGAACACAGATATGAATCCAATGATACCCAAGAACATAAGTTGTACCATTTCATCATAGAACTCAGAGACGACCGTTTTCTTCGGCATGGCGCTGGAATCTGATTGGAACAGCTTCAGCAGATGGTACAGAGTAACCTTtggcaacaaaacagaaacagacaaaaatggaCACTTTCAATGTCAAAAGTTTCATACTTTTCAGGTCCAAAGTGCAGGATACAAGTGCAGTCACAAAGAATGACACAAAAAAAGGATATTAGAAAGGCGGGAGTATAGAAGAATAgtaggaaagaaggaaggaggagcaagaagaagaaaagtaagATTTTATTTGGTGGGGTTGCAGGAGATCACTGTGGGGAGAGAGAAGGGATGCAAGTATATATTAACAACCTTTGATAATGATTTATGGAATAAAGTCTAGAAGTAGATATTCTTTCATCCTTTGTGTCCttgaaatcagtttttgttcaattttaacCAGATTCTGTTTAAGAACCAATGAGCCAAACTAATCCTGGATTTAAAGCtataaaaaagttcaaacaaGTATTTAATATAGCCATCCTTTTCAAAAATCTTAATGAATCCACGCTTAGTCAACAAGTTCAAAAGGGGGTAGAGGGGGAGCTGTagagtaaaagcaaaaataaagatgcaatgTGAAACATTTGAGATAAAGCATGCAtgaaaacatccatttattaGACATTATATGGTTTTATTTGCCCATTagaaaaaagagggaaaaaacctggaaaaacagaactttttttcattcttcattttataatttttaatatttattgagGCCTGGGAAATGTAAAAAGCAAGTCCCCAAGACTGTTTAGGAACCCTGAGTATGACTTTATAGTAATTACCTACACCAAACAACATTTCAACCTCCTGCTTGGATGTGTTACTTACAGGTCTCTCATTAGGGTCAATAAAGAAGATCTTGATGATGATTTCAAACTCTCCCCATCCTGTCTCTGTGATCTCATATGGAGGCTTTGTGACCACTAGAGGAGATAAGAAGGACAACGTTAGCAGACTTGCAGTGCCTTGTAAAAATATGGAAGGAGATCAGGATGCTGAATCAACGTGAAACACCATCCTCTTCTGATGCACGGTGGTGACTTATCATCTTTGTAAAAGGTTCTGTTGTGACCTTCACatagtggaaaaaaatactgtacaaGTTTTTGACCAAAGAGTTTTAAACTTTGTCTTACCTCTTAAGGGGTTTACATAGCTCTCGTGTAACTTGAACTGGATCTTCTTTACATAGGCAGACATATCCTGGTAGAGTTGAGATCAATAAACTTAATTTTACGTCAATAAATACCACTATTTTAGGacatttcttttctaaagaTCCCACACCTCATTTCTGTAGGGTTTCACATAGACAGACCACTGATGTGTGTGTCCATCCTCCTCTCTCTTCTTTCCAAAGTAACGGGCAACATTTCCAAACACAATGGGCTTCACTATTGTCACTCCCTGCAAGGAAAACACCATAAAAGTTGAGTATGGACAATTTATACAGATCACTTCTCAAGAACACTGCGAGGGTTAGAAGTGTCAAAAAAGGAACCAAGTGACTATATTTTTATCGAACAGAAAACCCAAACTGTTGATATATCAGATTTGAATTAATCTGAAACATTCTTTATCTTTACCTTAACGCGCCCTCCGGAATCTGGTCCAAATTCAGTCATCTTTTTGAACATAGTATTCCGGGAACAGGTTTTAGATTAGTGTGGGACTCTCTAGACGTCTATTCTACTTAAACTACTCGTTTCCAAACCCATTTGATGGGCCATTTAAGCGTTTAGTGCACATAATATGCAACAAAACCGCATTCTAGCACAGGCGGAAATGACGCTAGAAACGTGTTCACCTTCCGGTATGAACGGAGGCTGAACATAAAGGTTCCACCACAacgaaaataaaaaaatatataaacgaAAACTGCACgattttttaataattcaccTCGTTTCTAAATGCAAGACCCGGTTCTACCCAAACAGTCtagtaaatatatttgaattttcttGTGCATGcgtaaaaaatttaatcttaaagtaccagaaatatatattttcataatgtaATATCTTTTTACCCCCACAAAATATACTATATacgatttaaaaaataattttcttattaCTGATATCAGTTGGAGATGTTTTAAGTCCTTTAAAGCTTTGATAAAAGATAATGTGCAACTTTACATATTTACCGATCCGGGAAAACTCGTTTTATTAACTCATTTTGTCGCTTATCAAGAAATGTGGTCTATTGAAATCAACAGAAATTTAACACAAGTGATAGTAAAACAACATTTAGGGTTTAAGTTCTAGTTACCTACATTTCTGGCTT
It encodes:
- the yeats4 gene encoding YEATS domain-containing protein 4 — its product is MFKKMTEFGPDSGGRVKGVTIVKPIVFGNVARYFGKKREEDGHTHQWSVYVKPYRNEDMSAYVKKIQFKLHESYVNPLRVVTKPPYEITETGWGEFEIIIKIFFIDPNERPVTLYHLLKLFQSDSSAMPKKTVVSEFYDEMIFQDPTAMMQQLLTTSRQLTLGAYKHETEFGELEQRTKEKLEAAKKRTSQEITELKDRLKASRENINHLKGEIRKLEEDGDHKEH